A region from the Verrucomicrobiia bacterium genome encodes:
- a CDS encoding tetratricopeptide repeat protein, whose protein sequence is MSNQTPSPGLSGGFSRAISFFSGLLMALIAVPMITEAAELEDARKLLREGKYAECEKVTKAAIDDNEYDEEWRALNGRALLAQGKYPEALEMITKSVPRYYSSVRLRLLSWEIHRANGQGDRAKSMLSEINYLAGSRTYAYRDAQSMITLGRTALLLGADPKRVMDTFYVPLKQQDATNRDVYLAMGDLALEKHDYEMASKEFQRGLQSHPKDADLLYGLAKAYAPSDRKAMVELVNKALAANKNHAEARLLLVDHFIDAEQYEAAKITVDEVLKINPKLPEVWAYQAVLAHLKNNAAEEKRCREEALKLWKNNPKVDHLIGLKLSQKYRFAEGAEFQRQALKFDAEYLPAKAQLAQDYLRIGKTDEGWILADEVHRADEYDVTAYNLTTLKGVLDSYATITNQYFIVRMPAKEGPIFGDRVLELLERARTNLCAKYGLELKQPITVEIFGSQKDFGVRTFGMPDNPGFLGVCFGKVITANSPSAQVSRSANWEAVLWHEFCHVVTLELTRNRMPRWLSEGISVYEERQANPVWGQHMNAQYREMVLGEDLTPVSELSGAFLNAKSGLHVQFAYYQSSLVVEHLVEKYGIEALRKILKDLHEGVGINEAIAKNTQPMEKVEKEFAAYAKKLAEGLAPQLSFRKPDPKSNVPGAEVVDQLIGDPRNYYVLLQKSAALLREKKWAEAKEPLKKLIEAYPRQIGSDSAYYMLATAHRNMKETGEERATLEKLAAIDGEAVDAYLRLMEIGVEQQDWKLVQVNSDRFLAVNPLLAQPYWFAGKSNESTGNPEKAADAYKRLLQLDPADPAEVHYRLAKLLTEKNPVQAKEHVLRALEEAPRFREAHGLLLKLQGTNGVGGEKKAAGFE, encoded by the coding sequence ATGAGCAACCAGACTCCATCACCGGGATTAAGCGGAGGATTTTCGCGAGCGATTTCATTTTTCAGCGGCCTATTGATGGCCTTGATCGCCGTTCCAATGATTACAGAGGCAGCGGAATTGGAGGATGCGCGCAAGCTTTTGCGCGAGGGCAAGTATGCCGAATGCGAGAAGGTGACGAAGGCGGCCATTGACGATAATGAGTATGATGAAGAATGGCGAGCCTTGAACGGGCGCGCCTTGCTCGCGCAGGGAAAATATCCGGAAGCCCTGGAGATGATCACGAAGTCGGTGCCGCGTTATTATTCCAGCGTGCGGTTGCGGTTGCTATCTTGGGAAATTCATCGGGCGAATGGGCAGGGTGATCGCGCCAAGTCGATGTTATCGGAGATCAACTACCTCGCGGGTTCGCGCACGTATGCGTATCGCGATGCTCAGAGTATGATCACACTCGGACGCACGGCGCTGTTGCTTGGAGCAGATCCGAAGCGCGTAATGGATACATTTTATGTGCCGTTGAAACAGCAGGACGCGACGAATCGCGACGTTTATCTGGCCATGGGCGATCTGGCGCTGGAGAAACATGATTACGAGATGGCGTCGAAAGAATTTCAGCGAGGCCTGCAGAGTCATCCGAAGGACGCCGATCTGCTTTATGGATTGGCAAAGGCTTATGCGCCGAGCGACCGCAAGGCGATGGTCGAACTGGTAAACAAGGCGCTTGCAGCAAACAAGAATCATGCGGAAGCGCGGCTGCTGCTCGTCGATCATTTCATTGATGCGGAGCAATACGAGGCAGCGAAGATCACGGTCGATGAAGTGCTGAAGATCAATCCGAAGCTGCCTGAGGTGTGGGCGTATCAAGCCGTGCTGGCGCATCTGAAGAACAATGCGGCGGAGGAGAAGCGGTGCCGCGAGGAGGCGCTGAAGCTGTGGAAGAACAATCCGAAGGTGGATCATCTCATCGGATTGAAGCTGTCGCAGAAGTATCGGTTTGCCGAAGGGGCGGAGTTCCAGCGGCAGGCATTGAAGTTCGATGCGGAGTATCTTCCGGCAAAAGCACAGCTCGCGCAGGATTATTTGCGCATCGGCAAGACGGATGAGGGATGGATACTCGCCGATGAGGTGCATCGCGCGGATGAATACGATGTGACGGCGTATAACCTTACGACGTTGAAGGGTGTGCTGGACAGCTACGCGACGATCACGAACCAGTATTTCATCGTGCGCATGCCGGCGAAGGAGGGACCGATCTTTGGCGATCGCGTGCTGGAATTGCTGGAGCGCGCACGGACGAATCTGTGCGCAAAGTATGGGCTGGAATTGAAGCAGCCGATCACGGTGGAGATTTTTGGCAGTCAGAAGGATTTCGGTGTGCGGACGTTCGGGATGCCGGATAATCCGGGCTTCCTCGGGGTGTGCTTTGGCAAGGTCATCACGGCGAACAGTCCTTCCGCGCAGGTGAGCCGGTCGGCGAATTGGGAGGCAGTGTTGTGGCATGAGTTCTGTCACGTGGTGACGCTGGAGCTGACGCGGAATCGCATGCCACGGTGGTTGAGCGAGGGCATTTCGGTGTATGAGGAGCGGCAGGCGAACCCGGTGTGGGGCCAGCACATGAATGCGCAGTATCGCGAGATGGTGCTGGGCGAGGACCTGACGCCGGTGAGCGAATTGAGCGGGGCGTTCCTGAATGCGAAAAGCGGGTTGCACGTGCAGTTCGCGTATTATCAATCCTCACTGGTGGTGGAGCACCTGGTGGAGAAGTATGGCATTGAGGCGTTGCGGAAGATTCTCAAGGATTTGCATGAAGGCGTAGGTATCAACGAGGCCATCGCGAAGAACACGCAGCCGATGGAGAAGGTGGAGAAGGAATTCGCGGCGTATGCGAAGAAGCTGGCGGAGGGCTTGGCACCGCAGTTGTCGTTCAGGAAGCCGGACCCGAAATCTAATGTGCCGGGAGCAGAGGTTGTGGACCAATTGATCGGTGATCCGCGGAATTATTATGTGCTGTTGCAGAAGAGCGCGGCGTTGTTGCGGGAGAAGAAATGGGCGGAGGCGAAGGAGCCGTTGAAGAAACTCATTGAAGCGTATCCGCGGCAGATCGGATCGGACAGCGCGTATTACATGCTGGCGACGGCGCATCGGAATATGAAGGAGACGGGAGAGGAAAGGGCGACGCTGGAGAAGTTGGCGGCGATTGATGGCGAGGCGGTGGATGCGTATCTGCGGCTCATGGAGATCGGGGTGGAGCAGCAGGATTGGAAACTGGTGCAGGTGAACTCAGACCGGTTCCTGGCGGTGAATCCGTTGTTGGCGCAACCGTATTGGTTTGCAGGCAAATCTAATGAATCGACGGGCAATCCAGAGAAGGCGGCGGATGCGTATAAGCGGTTGCTGCAACTGGACCCGGCGGATCCGGCAGAGGTGCATTACCGGCTGGCGAAATTATTGACGGAGAAGAATCCGGTGCAGGCGAAGGAGCACGTGCTGCGGGCGTTGGAGGAGGCACCAAGGTTCCGTGAGGCGCATGGGTTGTTATTGAAGTTGCAGGGGACGAATGGGGTGGGTGGGGAGA
- a CDS encoding cell wall hydrolase produces the protein MKRILLLTVLVWAGFTSPASAATYGQKVVAAVLLAEARGEGETGMVAVAEVIRRRADQEGVSPLRVVKPGAFSSLNGKTHDEIVKEFYKHPQFSQALRIARTTYNEPQKLRNITRGATHFTHKKETPYWAVNQTPVAVIGNHAFYRLDSW, from the coding sequence ATGAAACGCATCCTATTGCTGACGGTCCTGGTGTGGGCAGGGTTCACTTCGCCCGCCAGTGCTGCCACGTACGGACAAAAAGTAGTGGCTGCCGTACTCCTCGCAGAAGCCCGTGGTGAAGGCGAGACCGGCATGGTCGCCGTCGCCGAGGTCATCCGTCGTCGTGCAGACCAAGAAGGCGTGTCCCCACTGAGAGTGGTCAAACCTGGCGCATTCTCCAGCCTCAATGGCAAGACCCATGACGAGATCGTGAAGGAGTTCTATAAGCATCCTCAGTTCTCGCAGGCCCTGCGCATCGCCCGTACGACTTACAATGAACCGCAAAAACTGCGCAACATCACACGTGGCGCCACCCACTTCACGCACAAGAAAGAAACTCCTTACTGGGCCGTGAACCAGACTCCCGTCGCCGTCATCGGCAATCACGCATTCTATCGTTTGGATAGCTGGTAA